The following proteins are co-located in the Maridesulfovibrio sp. genome:
- a CDS encoding TRAP transporter large permease → MEPITVGIVGVLCLLLVILVLRVPVGFAMGIIGFIGFAKVLNLKAAYGMLGTEIWNVFSSYGLTVIPLFILMGQICFYSGVNERLYKSAYAWMGHIRGGIAMATVMACAGFAAICGSNTATAATMSTVALPEMKKFKYNPILSTGSVAAGATLGVVIPPSVVLIIIGLQTGESISRLFMGGVIPGILLCALFLLTVYMMCVAHPDWGPAGTEVTFKEKLASLPGSIEMIILFVLVMGGLFAGWFTPTEAGAAGSAFALLISIASREMTFKRFAAAVSDTLKVSCMIMVVMLGAVIFGRFLAVTRIPFEAANFVAALPIPPTVIILLICVIYIIGGMVMDALALLLITIPIFFPIVSAMGYDPVWFGVLITIVTTLGAITPPVGVTTFIVASMAEDVSIDRVFLGVSYFMLAYVVLVALMLAVPATVTFLPGLL, encoded by the coding sequence ATGGAACCGATTACTGTTGGAATTGTGGGCGTACTCTGCCTGCTGCTGGTTATTCTTGTCTTGCGTGTCCCTGTGGGTTTTGCCATGGGCATTATCGGGTTTATCGGCTTTGCCAAGGTTTTGAACCTCAAGGCCGCATACGGGATGCTGGGTACTGAAATCTGGAACGTCTTTTCATCCTATGGCTTAACAGTTATCCCGCTGTTCATCCTTATGGGGCAGATTTGTTTTTATTCCGGAGTTAATGAACGGCTCTACAAGTCTGCATATGCATGGATGGGCCATATTCGAGGTGGTATTGCCATGGCAACGGTTATGGCCTGTGCCGGTTTTGCTGCTATCTGCGGTTCCAACACCGCCACTGCCGCGACCATGTCCACTGTAGCTTTGCCGGAAATGAAGAAGTTCAAGTATAATCCCATTCTTTCCACCGGTTCAGTTGCTGCCGGGGCTACCCTCGGTGTAGTCATTCCCCCCAGTGTGGTGCTGATCATTATCGGCCTTCAGACAGGGGAGTCCATCAGCAGGCTTTTTATGGGCGGGGTCATTCCCGGAATACTGCTTTGCGCTCTTTTTCTGCTTACTGTTTACATGATGTGTGTGGCCCATCCTGACTGGGGGCCGGCCGGAACTGAAGTTACTTTCAAGGAAAAGCTGGCCTCCCTGCCCGGCTCCATAGAAATGATCATCCTCTTTGTGTTGGTTATGGGCGGCCTATTCGCAGGCTGGTTCACTCCCACAGAGGCCGGAGCCGCAGGCTCTGCTTTTGCACTGCTGATCAGCATTGCTTCACGAGAGATGACTTTCAAGCGCTTTGCCGCTGCAGTCAGTGATACTCTTAAAGTTTCCTGTATGATCATGGTGGTAATGCTTGGTGCAGTGATCTTCGGGCGTTTTCTGGCTGTGACCCGTATTCCGTTTGAAGCTGCAAACTTCGTGGCTGCGCTTCCCATTCCGCCCACGGTGATCATTCTGCTCATCTGTGTGATCTACATCATCGGCGGCATGGTCATGGATGCTTTGGCTCTACTACTGATCACCATTCCCATCTTTTTTCCCATTGTCAGTGCCATGGGTTATGATCCGGTCTGGTTCGGGGTCCTGATTACCATCGTGACAACTCTTGGAGCGATTACTCCTCCGGTAGGTGTAACAACGTTCATTGTCGCCTCTATGGCCGAAGATGTGTCCATTGACCGGGTTTTTCTGGGCGTCAGCTATTTCATGCTTGCTTATGTAGTTCTCGTGGCTTTGATGCTCGCGGTCCCGGCAACTGTGACTTTCCTGCCTGGCCTATTATAA